The following DNA comes from Deltaproteobacteria bacterium.
CAGATGTTTGGTCTGGCCCTGATCGGCGAGTATGTCGGCCGTATCTATCGCGAGGTGCGCCAGCGGCCCCGCTATGTCATCCGGCAGCAGCTGGGCGCTGGCCCAGACCTGCGGAAATAGAACAGCTTCAACTAGTTTTTGGTCTTAAGCTCAAAATATGCGCCTGATCTTCCTCGGCTATCATAATATCGGCCATATCTGTCTGGAAGTCCTGGGGGACCTTTGTCGGCAGTATGGTGATGAAATTGTGGCGGTAGTCACCCACGCTGATGATCCGGGCGAGAATATCTGGTTTGCCTCAGTGCGAGAGCTGGCCTGGGCGCAATATCATCCCCTCTATCAACCGGCTGACCCCAACGACCCGCAGTTTGTCGAAGTCATGCGGCGGCTGGCGCCCGACTTTATTTTTTCCTGTTATTATCGCCAGATGTTGAAAAAACCGCTGCTGGACCTGCCGCGCTTTGGGGCGCTGAATCTGCATGGCAGCCTGCTGCCCCGGTACCGGGGGCGTTGTCCGGTCAATTGGGTGCTGATTAACGGCGAAAACGAAACCGGGGTGACCCTGCATTATATGGAAGAAAAGCCTGATTGCGGCGACTTGGTGGCCCAGAAGCGGGTGCCTATCACCCTGGAGGACACGGCATTGACTCTGTTTGCCAAAATGACCGCCGCAGCCGGGGAATTAATCCGAGAAATTTATCCCCCATTACGCGCCGGGGTTGCGCCCCGAATTCCTCAGGACCATCGCCAGGCCAGCTATTTTGGGGGCCGACACCCCCAGGATGGTAAAATTGACTGGAATCAATCCGCCTGGCAGATTTACAACCTGGTGCGGGCCGTCACCCACCCTTATCCCGGGGCGTTCACCACGCATCGGAGCCGCAAGCTCTTCATCTGGAAAGGTAAAATGGTAAATGAACCACTGCCCCCAGGTTCGCAGCCGGGGCAGGTGGTGGCTATTCTTCCTAATGAGGGGTTGCTAGTTGCTACGGGTGAGGGGGGATTTTTGCTGCAGCAGGGGCAATTCGAGGGAGAACCAGAGTTGGCGGGGGCGGAACTGGCGGATCAGGGGGGTTGGCCCGGCCAAAGGCTGGGCGATGATCAGCCCACTCAGGCGGGGAGGGAGCTATCTTGAAAATCTTGATTCTGGGAGTGAATGGCTTTATCGGCAATGCCTTGGTGCGCCGCATCCTCAACACCCGCGACTGGGAAGTCTTTGGCATGGATTTGTTTGCTAATAAATTAGATCATTCCCTGGATCATCCGCGCTTCCACTTCCTGGAGGGGGACATCGCCATTAATAAGGAATGGATCGAATATCACATCAAAAAATGCGATGTTGTCCTGCCCCTGGTAGCCATTGCGACGCCGATGAGTTACGTCAAACAGCCCCTTCAGGTATTTGAGTTGGATTTTGAGGAAAATCTGCGTATTGTCCGGCAATGTGTCAAATATCAGACGCGGATTATCTTCCCCTCCACCTCAGAAGTCTACGGCATGTGTGCCGAGCCCGAGTTCCACGAAGATTCCAGCCTGATGGTCTTGGGACCGATTCATAAACAGCGCTGGATTTATAGCTGTTGCAAACAATTGCTGGATCGGGTAATCTGGGCCTATGGTCAGGAGGGCAAGCTTCAGTTTACCCTTATTCGCCCCTTTAACTGGATCGGCCCCAAGCTCGACGATATCGATGCCGCCAAAGAGGGTAGTTCCCGCGTGGTGACCCAGTTTATCATTAACCTGGTCAACCGCGAACCGATCCGGTTGGTGGATGGGGGCCGCCAGAAACGCTGTTTTACCTACGTTGAAGACGGTATTGATTGCCTGATGAAGATCATCGAAAATCCTGGCAAGGTGGCTGACGGCCAGATCTTTAATATCGGCAATCCCAACAATGAAGTTTCGGTCAAAGATCTGGCTTATATGCTGCGGGAGCTGTTTATGAATCATCCGGACCATCAACATGACCAGGAGTATTCCGAAATCATCCAGGTGCCTCACGAGGAATACTATGGCCAAGGCTATCAGGATATTCTGTCCCGCAAACCGGCTATTGACCAGGCGCGCCAGTTACTGGGGTGGGAACCCCGGACAGATTTACCCACCTCCTTAAAATATACCCTCGATGCCTTCCTGACCGAGATTCGGCGGCTGAACAACCAAGGCTGAGGTTTTTTAAGAACCTGTGATGCATTTGGCAATAAAAGTTGATGTTGATACTCTGGCCGGCTATCGGGAAGGAGTGCCGTCACTGTTGGCGCTTTTTCAAGAACGGGGTATTCGGGCCAGTTTCTTTGTTGCCATGGGACCGGATAACTCCGGCCAGGCTATCTGGCGGCTGTTCCGACGCAAAGGTTTTTTACACAAAATGCTGCGGACACGGGCCCCGCAACTGTATGGTTTGAGGACCCTGGCCTATGGCACCCTGTTGCCCGCCCCGATGATTGTCGCCGCCGCACCGGGGTTGCTCCCAGAGGTGGTGGCGGCTGGCCATGAATTGGGTATTCATGGATACGACCATGTGTACTGGCAGGATCACCTTAACCATTTGCCTCAGGAGGCCATTCACCTGGAAATTCTACGCGCCCAAAAGACTTTTATCAAGGTTATGGGTTACCCGGCCAAGGCCTTTGCCGCCCCTGGTTGGCAGTGTAACCCGGCCAGTCAGGCCGTCCTGGCAGCTGAAGATTTTCTTTACGTCAGCAATACTCGGGGCTACTGTCCTTATTTTCCCCGCTATGACCGCCAGGTCTTTCCCACTTTGGAAATCCCTACCACTCTGCCTACCCTGGACGAACTTTTAGGGTTAAACGGTCGCACTGCCGGAGACTTTAATCAAGAAATCCTGGCCCGTCTGCGTCCCGGCCAGGTTGAAGTCCTCACCGTTCATGCCGAAGCCGAAGGGCGTATCTTTAAAGATGATTTTGCCCGCCTCCTGGATCAATTGCAGGGCCGTGGGGTCAAATTCCTTCGCCTGGGAGATTGGGTCCAGGAGCTGTTATCTTCGCCAACCGCCCTCCTGTCAGCACCGGTTACGTGGGGGACACTGCCCGGACGGGCCGGAGAAGTTGCCTGCCAGGGGCCTTTGGAGGGCCAACCATGACCGTGGCCGCCATTGTTCCGGCCGCCGGAGTAGGTCGGCGTATGGGCCACAAAATCCCCAAGCCCTACCTTCCTCTGGCCGGAAAGCCCATTCTGGCTCATACCCTGGCAGTGTTTGAATCCCTACCAGAGATCGACGAGATTACCGTAGTTACTCACCCCGCCGAACTGGAGTTCTGCCAGGAAAAAATATTGGTCCCTTATGGATTTCAAAAAGTCTTACGGTTGGTGCCCGGAGGCAAGGAACGTCAGGACAGTGTGTATCATGCCCTGAAAATCCTTTATCATCAAGAAGACTTGGAAATTATTGTGGTGCATGACGGAGTGCGCCCGTTTGTGACCCCTGAGGCCATTCGCCAGACCATTCAGGTCGCTCGTGACAGCGGTGCCGCCATTTTAGCCCAACCTGCCCAGGATACTATCAAGCGAGTGAACAAAAAACATCAGGTTCAAGAGACCTTAGATCGCCGGGACCTATGGCTGGTGCAAACTCCTCAGGCCTTCAAAGCCGATCTGCTCTGGAAGGCCTTTGTCGAAGCCTATGCCAGGAATTTTTTTGGTACCGATGAAGCCTCTTTACTAGAGCAACTGGGAGTGCCGGTCACGGTGGTCAAAGGTTCTCCCTATAATCTGAAAATTACTACTCCGGAGGACCTCCACCTGGCCGAAATTCTGCTCAAGATGAGGCAGAAGTCCAAACATGCGCGTCGGACTAGGATATGATGCCCACCGGCTGGTGCCCGACCGCCCCTTAATTCTGGGCGGGGTGGAGATCCCTTATCATCTCGGCCTAAAAGGACATTCTGACGCTGATGTCCTCTCCCACGCCATTGGCGACGCGCTTTTGGGGGCGGTAGGGGCGGGAGATCTAGGGCAGCATTTCCCCGACAGTGATCCAGCCTACCAGGGGATTTCCAGTCTGGTCTTATTGGAGAAGATTATGGCCCTGATCCGGAAAAGGGGCTATCATCTAATTAATGTCGATGCCACGGTGGTCGCCCAAGCCCCGACCCTGAAACCCTATATTCCCCAAATGAATGCTACCCTGGCCCAGACCCTGCAACTATCGCCGCAGGCGGTGAATATCAAGGCCACTACCACCGAAAAAATGGGCTTTACCGGCCGCGGCGAAGGCCTGGCCGCCTATGCCGTGGTGTTGGTGGATCAAGCCGGATGAGTGATTTAGATTGAAAATTGCTCGGCCTTTTGGCATGATTAAATAACTATGTCAAAAATATGTCCATCGCCAACCGAGTGCATGCAGTTGATGGCTGAGCATCAGATGCTGCCCAACATTCGGG
Coding sequences within:
- the ispD gene encoding 2-C-methyl-D-erythritol 4-phosphate cytidylyltransferase, whose translation is MTVAAIVPAAGVGRRMGHKIPKPYLPLAGKPILAHTLAVFESLPEIDEITVVTHPAELEFCQEKILVPYGFQKVLRLVPGGKERQDSVYHALKILYHQEDLEIIVVHDGVRPFVTPEAIRQTIQVARDSGAAILAQPAQDTIKRVNKKHQVQETLDRRDLWLVQTPQAFKADLLWKAFVEAYARNFFGTDEASLLEQLGVPVTVVKGSPYNLKITTPEDLHLAEILLKMRQKSKHARRTRI
- a CDS encoding formyltransferase, with the translated sequence MRLIFLGYHNIGHICLEVLGDLCRQYGDEIVAVVTHADDPGENIWFASVRELAWAQYHPLYQPADPNDPQFVEVMRRLAPDFIFSCYYRQMLKKPLLDLPRFGALNLHGSLLPRYRGRCPVNWVLINGENETGVTLHYMEEKPDCGDLVAQKRVPITLEDTALTLFAKMTAAAGELIREIYPPLRAGVAPRIPQDHRQASYFGGRHPQDGKIDWNQSAWQIYNLVRAVTHPYPGAFTTHRSRKLFIWKGKMVNEPLPPGSQPGQVVAILPNEGLLVATGEGGFLLQQGQFEGEPELAGAELADQGGWPGQRLGDDQPTQAGRELS
- a CDS encoding 2-C-methyl-D-erythritol 2,4-cyclodiphosphate synthase, with protein sequence MRVGLGYDAHRLVPDRPLILGGVEIPYHLGLKGHSDADVLSHAIGDALLGAVGAGDLGQHFPDSDPAYQGISSLVLLEKIMALIRKRGYHLINVDATVVAQAPTLKPYIPQMNATLAQTLQLSPQAVNIKATTTEKMGFTGRGEGLAAYAVVLVDQAG
- a CDS encoding bifunctional UDP-4-keto-pentose/UDP-xylose synthase encodes the protein MKILILGVNGFIGNALVRRILNTRDWEVFGMDLFANKLDHSLDHPRFHFLEGDIAINKEWIEYHIKKCDVVLPLVAIATPMSYVKQPLQVFELDFEENLRIVRQCVKYQTRIIFPSTSEVYGMCAEPEFHEDSSLMVLGPIHKQRWIYSCCKQLLDRVIWAYGQEGKLQFTLIRPFNWIGPKLDDIDAAKEGSSRVVTQFIINLVNREPIRLVDGGRQKRCFTYVEDGIDCLMKIIENPGKVADGQIFNIGNPNNEVSVKDLAYMLRELFMNHPDHQHDQEYSEIIQVPHEEYYGQGYQDILSRKPAIDQARQLLGWEPRTDLPTSLKYTLDAFLTEIRRLNNQG
- a CDS encoding 4-deoxy-4-formamido-L-arabinose-phosphoundecaprenol deformylase, coding for MHLAIKVDVDTLAGYREGVPSLLALFQERGIRASFFVAMGPDNSGQAIWRLFRRKGFLHKMLRTRAPQLYGLRTLAYGTLLPAPMIVAAAPGLLPEVVAAGHELGIHGYDHVYWQDHLNHLPQEAIHLEILRAQKTFIKVMGYPAKAFAAPGWQCNPASQAVLAAEDFLYVSNTRGYCPYFPRYDRQVFPTLEIPTTLPTLDELLGLNGRTAGDFNQEILARLRPGQVEVLTVHAEAEGRIFKDDFARLLDQLQGRGVKFLRLGDWVQELLSSPTALLSAPVTWGTLPGRAGEVACQGPLEGQP